The following coding sequences lie in one Spinacia oleracea cultivar Varoflay chromosome 1, BTI_SOV_V1, whole genome shotgun sequence genomic window:
- the LOC110781876 gene encoding uncharacterized protein: protein MAVITKEPSHPPPTTESNPISTNGDAGDEPEAEENDNDEEEDVDEADEEEEEFESPATEASNIGITKEKMTKFANRLSSEPIALRVHDVIIKGNIKTKDSVIEAEILNDLKRASTLQEIVQATAIANAKLRQLDIFDSVNFTIDSGPKELPGTANLVIEVTETKNPLTGEIGLFTKPGARSWSLEGGLKLKNLLGYADVWDGSVSYGWDQTTEVSAGVALPRFRHLPSPVFARASLLSQDWLKFSSYKEQALGFGLGLLSTRNHELVYNLTWRTLTDPSQTAGESVRRQLGHSLLSSLKYTFKIDKRNSSLRPTRGYAFSLTTLLAGLNPDSRSARFLRQECDFRYALPLGFYHAALNLGVSVGLIFPWGRGFLDRPSSLPDRFFLGGNTSPVCSLGGPSSVLGFKCRGLGPTEPRRQTRDKPDGDSEVAASERDALGGDLAVSAFADLSFDLPLRILKEAGIHAHVFASTGNLVKLTENEWRKFSPKSFMQSFRTTVGCGVIIPTKLFRMEVNYCHIVRQFEHDHGKTGVQFSFSSPF, encoded by the exons ATGGCAGTCATAACCAAAGAACCCAGCCACCCACCACCAACCACCGAGAGCAACCCTATCTCCACCAATGGCGACGCCGGAGACGAGCCAGAAGCAGAAGAAAACGACAACGATGAAGAAGAAGACGTAGATGAAGCTGACGAGGAGGAAGAGGAATTCGAATCTCCAGCGACGGAAGCATCTAACATCGGTATAACTAAGGAAAAAATGACGAAGTTCGCGAATCGATTGAGTTCCGAACCGATTGCGCTAAGAGTTCACGATGTGATTATCAAGGGGAATATCAAAACTAAGGATTCTGTAATTGAAGCAGAGATTTTGAATGACCTAAAACGAGCTTCTACGCTTCAGGAGATCGTTCAAGCTACCGCAATCGCTAATGCAAAGCTTCGGCAGCTTGATATTTTCGATTCGGTTAACTTTACCATTGATTCCGGCCCGAAAGAGTTGCCGGGTACTGCGAATCTTGTTATCGAGGTTACGGAGACGAAGAACCCTCTCACTGGTGAAATTGGTTTGTTCACTAAGCCTGGG GCTAGATCATGGTCCCTCGAAGGAGGTTTGAAGCTGAAGAATCTGTTGGGTTATGCTGATGTTTGGGACGGATCTGTATCTTATGGATGGGATCAGACAACAGAGGTTAGTGCTGGGGTTGCACTTCCCAGATTCAGACATTTGCCTTCTCCTGTGTTTGCTCGAGCATCTCTACTCTCTCAAGACTGGCTAAAGTTCTCCTCATACAAAGAACAAGCATTAGGCTTTGGTCTTGGTTTACTATCTACTAGGAATCACGAATTGGTATACAATTTGACATGGCGTACCTTGACAGATCCATCACAAACGGCTGGTGAATCAGTAAGGAGACAGCTGGGGCATAGTTTATTGTCCTCACTGAAATACACATTTAAAATTGATAAGAGGAACTCATCTTTGAGGCCTACTCGGGGATATGCTTTTAGTTTGACTACTTTATTAGCCGGCCTTAATCCGGATAGTCGGAGTGCACGCTTCCTGCGGCAG GAGTGTGATTTCCGTTACGCACTGCCATTGGGATTTTATCACGCTGCACTTAATCTTGGGGTCTCTGTTGGTCTTATTTTTCCATGGGGAAGGGGATTCTTGGATAGACCATCATCTCTGCCTGATAGATTCTTTCTGGGTGGCAATACTTCACCAGTTTGTTCATTGGGAGGGCCAAGTTCAGTGTTGGGATTTAAGTGCCGAGGGCTTGGACCTACTGAACCACGGAGGCAAACTAGAGATAAACCTGATGGTGATTCCGAAGTTGCTGCTTCTGAGAGGGATGCTCTTGGTGGAGATCTTGCTGTCTCTGCATTTGCAGACCTTTCATTCGATCTTCCACTGAGAATTCTCAAGGAAGCTGGGATCCATGCTCATGTCTTTGCTTCAACTGGTAACCTTGTCAAATTAACAGAGAATGAGTGGCGCAAATTTTCGCCCAAGAGTTTCATGCAGTCATTTCGAACTACTGTTGGATGTGGGGTCATTATTCCCACAAAACTATTCCGTATGGAG GTTAATTATTGTCATATTGTGAGGCAGTTTGAGCATGATCATGGAAAAACTGGTGTGCAGTTCAGCTTTTCTTCTCCATTTTGA
- the LOC110781811 gene encoding uncharacterized protein gives MAKDDETPKSSPVFHPALGVTNITNLVKLTLDVNQVQYTPWVTLFRNTAKAYHVFDHIDPTVPRPMDIDDSLWERLDAIALQWIYGTITTDLLFKVLDDNATAMVVWDRLRKLFQNNKGTRVVHLENQFGNTRLQDFSTLDEYCQALRTISVQLASLGHPVSEERLVLQLVARLTDEYKTIATIIQQSVPLPSFEEACDSLDLDRRSRD, from the coding sequence ATGGCTAAGGATGACGAAACACCAAAATCCTCTCCCGTTTTTCACCCTGCTCTCGGCGTCACCAACATCACGAACCTTGTTAAACTGACGCTCGACGTCAATCAGGTTCAGTATACTCCCTGGGTTACTCTCTTCCGCAACACCGCAAAGGCATATCACGTGTTTGACCATATTGATCCTACGGTCCCTCGACCAATGGACATCGATGACAGCTTGTGGGAACGCCTTGATGCAATTGCACTTCAATGGATATACGGTACAATTACTACTGACCTTCTCTTCAAAGTTCTGGATGACAACGCAACGGCTATGGTGGTTTGGGATCGCTTGCGTAAACTTTTTCAGAACAACAAGGGCACCCGCGTCGTGCACCTGGAAAACCAATTTGGTAACACTCGTTTACAGGATTTCTCGACCCTCGACGAGTATTGTCAGGCCTTGAGGACCATTTCGGTCCAACTTGCTTCCCTAGGCCATCCTGTATCAGAAGAACGTCTAGTCCTTCAACTCGTTGCCCGCCTCACTGATGAATATAAGACCATTGCCACCATTATTCAACAATCTGTTCCTCTCCCGTCGTTTGAAGAAGCCTGCGACAGTCTAGACTTGGATCGCCGGAGTCGCGACTAG